A genome region from Gardnerella vaginalis includes the following:
- a CDS encoding MFS transporter, translated as MTEIAKSTAVDPYEDPKTRDKVAIYSLILLLITFILGTLCLQGFNLVFDQIGKAVGAPDQASLITSLPIIVLGIVCFIYGSLGDFVSLRRLITIGLVTLFVGSLFGFIANFFFTPNLWTVIIARIMQTAGEQVAGSSFLVIATKYLRNDLKVIFFGLFTAAYQLSASIGVFAAGLLSSIAWQYLFLIPAVTILFLPVLVKCLPTKNGIGGKIDKLGFTIFGIAVTLLTLFFSYKVWGLLLGSIVLFVVFAGYIMKAKNPFVTPAFFKNKRWLSGIVLIFIFYFTNYCMPPIYNVIGGALYKMDTSQVSSYLVWAFVVAAVFGTCSGTIIGFIGRKAGIITAAVLMILGWVGAAVFINSGFLTLTLCACVYYAGCGLMYSPIVSTVLSALPVEESGRGCGMNDLVMNVTASIGISIFSGFFAGNLFKGFSFANIQGLAAGYSNLLMMGAIVAFIGLVVYIVRSVMVKE; from the coding sequence ATGACTGAAATTGCAAAATCTACTGCGGTAGATCCATACGAGGATCCAAAAACCCGCGACAAAGTGGCGATTTACTCGCTGATTTTGTTGCTTATAACCTTTATTCTTGGAACATTATGTTTGCAGGGATTTAATCTTGTATTCGACCAGATTGGCAAGGCTGTTGGTGCCCCTGATCAAGCTTCGCTTATTACAAGCTTGCCAATTATTGTTCTAGGTATCGTGTGCTTTATATACGGTTCTCTAGGTGACTTTGTTTCTCTTCGCAGACTTATAACAATCGGTCTTGTAACACTGTTTGTTGGTTCCTTGTTTGGTTTTATTGCAAACTTCTTCTTTACTCCAAATTTGTGGACTGTTATTATTGCTCGCATTATGCAAACTGCTGGTGAACAGGTAGCAGGTTCTTCCTTCCTTGTTATTGCAACTAAGTATTTGCGCAATGATTTGAAAGTTATTTTCTTTGGACTCTTTACTGCCGCATATCAGCTTTCTGCTTCTATCGGCGTATTTGCTGCTGGTCTTTTAAGCTCTATCGCTTGGCAATATTTGTTCCTTATTCCTGCAGTAACCATTCTATTCCTGCCAGTACTCGTTAAATGCTTACCGACTAAGAATGGTATTGGTGGAAAGATTGATAAACTCGGCTTTACCATATTCGGTATTGCTGTGACATTGTTGACTTTGTTCTTCTCTTACAAAGTTTGGGGATTGTTACTTGGATCCATCGTGCTGTTTGTTGTGTTCGCTGGATACATTATGAAGGCAAAGAACCCGTTTGTGACTCCTGCATTCTTTAAGAATAAGCGTTGGCTTTCGGGCATTGTTTTGATATTCATCTTCTACTTTACTAACTATTGCATGCCTCCAATTTACAATGTAATTGGCGGTGCTTTATACAAGATGGATACTTCTCAGGTTTCTTCTTACCTTGTATGGGCATTCGTCGTAGCAGCAGTGTTTGGCACTTGCTCTGGAACAATCATCGGTTTCATTGGACGTAAAGCTGGTATTATTACAGCTGCTGTTCTTATGATTCTTGGATGGGTTGGTGCTGCTGTATTCATCAATTCTGGGTTCCTTACATTAACACTGTGCGCATGCGTTTACTACGCTGGGTGCGGACTTATGTATTCACCAATCGTTTCTACTGTTCTTAGCGCATTGCCTGTTGAAGAGTCTGGTCGTGGCTGCGGCATGAACGATTTGGTTATGAACGTTACAGCTTCTATTGGTATTTCTATTTTCAGCGGATTCTTTGCTGGAAATCTGTTCAAAGGATTCTCCTTTGCGAATATTCAAGGATTAGCTGCAGGATACTCAAACTTGCTTATGATGGGCGCTATTGTAGCCTTCATAGGTTTGGTGGTTTACATAGTTCGTAGCGTTATGGTTAAAGAGTAA